accggaaatgtgagactcctgaaaggatgtggttagctggccaatcacagtctttgcgagctgcgtagggccgtagtgttttagtcgcatagtctggaattttggccgacgcacttaagcacgtaaggggggatattttaacagagcatatatcggccttaagctttcgttagtctctccatcgccttgctcactcccggagtaacaacatttacaccctctccatcatccaacacatgttttactttgtaactgtttctacttccaggcgcggagtgatatgcaaaccttcacaaaatgatcgggcgtcatagcagttatgtatatgctcattatataacagttgggaaccaatcagattgctggatttaggtcccccgttgtataaaaaGCTGTTAAACTGGGGGGAATTTCAACGCACAATACAAGAAGTCTGCTACTTCTGCCTAAGGGAGCTGACTCGAGTGAGTGTGACGTTGGTTAGGACAGCGTTTGATCAGCTCATTGCTGCCTTCTCCTATGGACCTCAATGTGTCCACTTTTTCTAAAACCTTTACGAGTGTCACAATGCCTCAGATCACATTTTTGGAAACTCGTCGGCAAAGTTCTCCTGCTTTGACTGCGTTTACTCAACAGACCCGGGAAAAATAAACCTAGCGTCATGTTGTGTGATGATCCCGGTCTAGCGGATGTTAATTccgacggacggacggacagactcACCTGGAAGGACTCGCGGTTCTTGCGCtgccgtctcctctctctgagCTGCGTCTTCTgcttctcgtcctcctcctccttctccagggcCCGGATGTGCTCCTCGAAGCAGATCAACGCGTCCTCCTTGTCCATGTCTGCATGGGGACGAGGAGACGTTAATGCTAAGCACTGTACTCTTCACTGGGCCCTTTCCCCTCATATGAGAGTTAGCGATAATGCTAAGCACTTTACACATCACTGGGCCTTTACCCCTCGTGAGTTAGCATTAATGCTTAGTACTGTACTCTTCCCCTTAAATGAGAGTTAGCGATAATGCTAAGCACTGTACTCTTCACTGGACATTGAGACTTTCACAGAGGAATCATCATCGGGCAAACAAAGATGTCACTCATAACATTCAATATGGGAACCTCCTTCGACGCACCAGGGCATGGGCGCTACACTAAACTTGTAAAGACATCACACATTGACCATGGACCCTATGCCCTGGTAAGTACAAGGAGCAGAGCTGGtaattagtgttatgagcgACACCCGTGTTCCTCCTATGGTGACGCGTCTATGAGAAGGGTCCGTTCCCCTCACATGATAGTTAGCGCTGATGCTAGGTAATGTCCACTTCACTGGGCCTGGTGCGTGTTCAGAGGATAGCATGGGGGTAACATTTACACCACCTGCTGTACACTCGACTTGGCTTCATCCCTCACCCGGGGCGAGCACATCAGTAATTTAGTCTGTAAGTGCACACGTTAATCACACATGATGTTATGCCATGAATATTCCATTAGAGTGAGAGTAGTTCATCATTTTGGACTGTGTATTAGGTTTCATATGACCCTGTGCTTATATAACTAAAAGACTAATAAAAGAACATGAGTGAGAGTGCAAAGTTTCTTGCCACACACTCTTTAAAATCAGATGCCGTCTGGAACTCTCTGTGCCGATCTTTAGGTTCACAGCAGACGTAGATGCTGACAGTGTGCTTTCATGTTGGGCTACCGAACACGAAAACCCACTTTGGAGGCATTTACTGAGTTTGTATAGAATTGTAATGTTATGTGCATTTCAGGATTTCATACGAGATTGGATTAGACTCGACTCCAAAACAAACCTCAGGGTAGATTACATTTTATGATCCTTACAAGTGCATAAAATGAGGCTGCACACTGTTATTTCAAGAAATGAACGTAGACTAATTTCAACACATTAAAAAACTACAGATAGATTCACTGAGGTTCTGACCTTATTGAAGCTTGTATTAACATGTaggtgtatttgtgtacagGGGTGTGTTGTGTTAAAGGGTGTAtaaacatgcgtgtgtgtgtgtaaagttgtGCGTTGTGTAACAATGTGTATAgaggcttgtgtgtttgtgtgtgtttacaggtgTATGTTGTGTTAAAGGGTGTATAACCGTGTGTGAGTAAAGTTGTGCGTTATGTAACAGTGTGTATAgaggcttgtgtgtttgtgtttacaggTGTGTTGTGTTAAAGGGTGCataaacgtgcgtgtgtgtgtacagacatatgtgtgtgtatttgtttgtgtgtgtgtgcacagggtGTATAGAcgggtgcgtttgtttgtgtgtgtacagggtgtatagactcgtgtgtgtgtgtgtgtttgtgtgtatacagggTGTATAGACGTGCGTGCGCTCGTACTCTGCAGCTCCTCGTCTTCAGCGAAGGTAGGGTTGTCTAGCAGGTACTGCTGCGCCTCGGACCAGGTGGTGCGGTACGTCACGTTGGCCATGTTGTCCAGGATGTTCTTCAGCGCCTCCCagttcctcttcctcagctgcTTGGCTTgttcctggaggggggggggggggggggcgggggtggtgtTAGCCTCTCTACAGAGCTGCACTCAAAGCTTTGTGTGCTTGGCCCCGTTAGAACAATATGGTTGGATTTCCTGTTTGGCTCCCGCCACACACGTGAGCCAATTTCTCACGAGAGCCCAGTCCATAATCTTCAGGAAGAACCGCATGGATTAACTAATGTTTAAATGTTGATTCATGTTTCGATCGCTTACTGTTTAATTGAGTGCAGCCCTGATTGTTGCTGCTTTGAGTTCGCTCCATGTTTTCATAAGTACATGAAGTGATTACTCAAATAGTggtaaaacattgttttgtgtttgggTTGTGACTTAACGACACGCGTGGATCCTGAGACTACATTTACGGAACCACTGTGACAGGCCTTAAACACTGGTATTCGAGTTTTCTTAACAAGGAGGGGGGCACTAGGTTCTGTGCACTGAAAGGAGAGCTCTTTAAAAGGGGGTCGTTAGAGAACACAGGACGATGGCCGACCTTCTCCTTCTTGGCCAGGTAGAAGAGCACGTCCTCGTAGATCTCCAGACGATCTCGCTCAGGGACGCAGCTCCAGACCTCCTGGTCGCTGAACATCTGCTCCGCTTtcctgaggacacacacacaaacagacacacacacttagtggAGGCATATTTAACCACAAGAGGGCAGTGTTTCATAAGGACGTGTCCGATGAAGACTTAAAAGGGATTTCAATTTAGAAACACCTTACACCTGCTGCACGATTGTGTCGGTTTAGAGAAACATTTAGACGTATAAAAGTGCACAGCGTGTGTCCAGCAAGACTGTGCAGCAGTATTTTTCCGTTTCCCTCGACAACAAGCAGGATTCAACTCTGTGTGCACACAGGTAGGCCCAGTCAATGTGCACACGCTCTCACAGTCAGAGCCAGACAGGCTGTCATGGCAGTCACCGCATGTTGTGCACTCAGTCCAAGAATATAACCTCGGTCGCCTCGACAACCGCGGTGCCAGCCGCGTTCTAACGAGCGGGCCGGTTGTCAAGGTCACCGGTCGATTCCGCTGGCTGTCCTCTGGACGCGCCGGCGGCGTTCCACCCCGGTCAGGGAGCTAGTCTGCCGCCCTACAGCACACCAGACTGTCCGttgaatatatatctatatatagatatatatgaaaAGACCTCCTGAGATCACGGCCCCTATGGAGGGTAGTGGGGGGTGGGTTTGTGAAAGCGGCTGAATAAAAAAACGCAAACCTTGAATAAAGGCCATTGTGTGGGCGATCCCGTGTCAGAAGCACGTGAGGTGGGGTCTGAGGCCTTGAGGACAAACAGCGCAACAAAAGATCCTTCAGTGTGGCCCGGTCCCCCGTTGGGATGAAAAGGTTGGTTATAATGGAAGACGTCACTGGTTCTGGCCCCACAGCATTCGCTCCAGGGTCTGACCGTGCACAAGGCGCTACAGAGCTAGCCGCGGACCAGGCGCTACAGAGCTAGCCGCGCACCAGGTGCTACAGAGCTAGCTGCGGAAAAGGCGCTACAGGGCTAGCCACGCACCAGATACCACAGAGCTAGCCGTGCACCAGGCGCTACAGGGTTAGCCGCACACGAGGCGCTACAGGGTTAGCCGCGGACCAGGCGCTACAGGGTTAGCCGCGCACCAAGAGCTACAGGGTTTGACTGTGCACCAGGCGCTACAGAGCTAGCCAAAGACAGGCCGCTACATGGCTAGCCACGCAACAGGCCCTACAGAGCTAGCCACGCGACAGGCGCTGCAAAGCTAGCCGCGCACCAGATGCAACAGGGCTAGCCTCGCACCAGATGCTACAGAGCTAGCTGCGCACCAGGCGCTTCAGGGCTAGCCACGCACCAGGCGCTACATGACTAGCCATGCACCAAGCGCTACAGGGTTTGACTGTGCACCAGTGCACTGTGCACCAGGGCACAAAGGACTGTGCCCTTTAGCTAGCGCGGCTAGCTAAAGGGCTAGCCGCGCACCAGAAGCTACAGAACTCAGCAGGCGCTACAGATGTATGGCTGCTCGAAGGCTCTCGTTATGGATCATATCTGCAGAATCCTTTGGACATTACGGAGAACTACTAATCAACGGCGGAGAGGGGGACTTGACAAGAACAAGGACGTGGTTCTTGTTAagtgggagcagcagcagcagcacgtaCTTGTATCTCGTGGTGGACGTCATCTTGTCGTGGTTCTCCAGGAACCTCTGGTAGGTCTCCTTGGACTCCTTGTACTTGATCCgggcctcctccttctcctccttctccgtctGCACCTTGTAGGCGTTGAACGCCTGCTTCTTCTCGCTCAGCTTGGGCAGGGCACTGCGTATCGCAAGAGGTGACCATGTTTAGAGTGACGTGGTGTTATAATTATGATAAAAAAACGTGGGGTTAGGATTATAATTAACGCGTGGTTATGgtttagggctttgactccgaacttcgttattcgactatcaaaaaataaatcagaattcgaacgaatattaggcagcccttaatattggaacctgttatgggcaggccaagagggagagacgtcggagaacccgacgcagtctattcataatattgtaatgaccacggaagaggcagtgaatgaagtattgattagccagcgatttattagaaacctaaaaaaacgttggaacacgcaataccggtaaccatagcaactctgtaaacaaacctcccgaagcccaatccaggccttactgaaggcatttaatggtcaaaatattactaataaatatttgaatattaataaacaaacaaacttcgaatatgatttttgggcaaaagtcaaagccctattaTGGTTATAATAAACGTATGGTTATAATAAACACGTGGGGTCATAGTAGGACGAGGCACTGACCTGTAGCGCGGATCGTTGATGATCATCTTCATGGCTTGCTCCCAGGAGGAGTTTGAGGACACACCCTGGAACCCAGAGAAGCACaggactttaaaaaaaaaggaggacgACCCAGACACCATCAGTCAACACGATACCTGATGCATACAGCAGGGGGCCACAATCACATACAGATACAGTTTAGTCTGGTGCACCTGTAGAACAAAAcgccaggtggaggagggggggggctctgcgGGGAGCTTACGGCATTTTGCTACATCGTATGCGCGAATGAATGCATTTATCGTGATTGCGACTGGATGTCGAATTAAGAGGTCGTGGAGAAGTAATGACTGAGGCGAGAAACGCCGTCGGAGGACTGATCGTGTGGCCTTTCTGCCGcccgtcccggggggggggggggggggggggtgggaaccTGCGCCCCCATTACGAACCACCTTCGGCGTGTTCGCTCGCCGTGTCAGCTGTCACAGTCGGCCTGCcttcgctcgctcgctctctcgacccccccccccccattcactctctctctctcgctccctttctctGGATGTTTTAATCCCGTGCTTTTGATCCAGTAACACTAATCACGGCGACAGAGCCATTAAGATCACGCAGAGGGAAAAGGCGAGCGATCTCAGGAGAGCTCGCCAGAGTGAATTAAAAGGGAGGCTAAATATAGCAACAAACGCCGGTGAGAGCGTGCACGGCGCTACCTTAGCGGGCACGCCAGCGCAACCGTGGCAACAGAATTAACCGCCGTGCCAAGACCTCCCAGGGGGTCATGGATTATATCACAGATCCCCGACGCGAAAAGACTGTCGCCGGTAAACACACGTCGTCACAAACGACGCGGCTGTTGCTTCACCTGCACGCATGTCTCAACAGGCTGGGATGGGAACGAATAGACGAGAGATGGGCAAATCCATTGTGTAGGATTTATGGAACAAATCCTACACAATGgccaaaaataaacattcagagTCGAAAATCATAAATGACCCCGGGACATCCAGGGTTTTAATCCGGTTAGTCCCATGTGGGATCTTAGGGGTCAAGGAATACTGACGCTAGTTGAACGGTCATGAGAACCGAGATCCCTAGATAGCCGTCAAAATACCAATGCTACACTTCTGGGAAGAAATTGTCATGATCAGTGTTGACTTTATAATGCATAATGTTATAGATAATATGTACCGTTCTTAATAATCTTCACATTAAATAATCTATTACATCTCAAATATATAATCATCAATGATACCATTATGCTGATCACACTAATCGAGCCAACCAAGTTTAAAGTCCACATTGCCATTACATTGTAATGCATGCAAGTTCCAATTCAATAATCAAATCATTGCCCATACATACACTTCATTTACTCAGTGTTGAGAAAAGTTTCCAGACAACTTGTTGCTACATATTCTAGTAGCTGTAAAGCAGTAAGCACGCGCCCACTTCCCCAAGCCAGCAGCCGGCATCTCTGAACCCCAGACCCACTTCAgtgcctctcccctccctttctgCCAGCCCTTCTCCTACCTTCTCCTTCAGCAGTTCTTTGAAGGCCTGCTTGGCCTCCTCTTTGGTGTTCCACTTGTAGGTCTTCTTCTGGAGCTCTGGGCGCTCCTCCTTGGGCGCTTCAGCACTGGGGATTCAAACCAAAAGGTGGATTTTAAAGGCGTGTACGTTGCTTTGAGACGGCGACGATGATGAAGATGCTCTGTTGAGACGCACATAAAATGACTCAAACATCCGGGGTCGTCCCCATGATGGAGAGTGGTGACGGTTGGTGTACAGTGAGAGTTTGTCTAAGATTGGCCATGTAAAGAGCATTCAAACGTCCTCCAAGAAATGGCCAGGAACATGCAAGGCCCTGCTACACACTGCGCCACACGGCAAAGGTAGAAACCCTTTCAGAAATAAAGGAAAAAGCTAGAAAGCATGCTTCCTTTTAGTTTGatgattgaaaaaaagaaattgtcCCCGAGTCAAAACGTAAATTAAGCGTATATAACGTAGAAGCACTAACCCATATCAGTAACTGAGAACCTTTATATTCATTGATACAGAAATACCAAATATGAATGGGTCTACTGTCCAAAAATAATAACAAGGAGCCATTTCTACTAAAGAAGGGAAGATGAAAGTCCAGTGTGGTGCAGTACAAGTGGCTTCTTGAAAACGTGTTTAGAAATGATGCCACTGACATATGGAATGAGTAGAAAGATTGTACGGCACTTACACTTGTAGCTGTCCTTCAGGCAGGCTAGTGTGTACAGGGACAATGGTTAAacagagaacccagctcatctTCACGGGTGTGTCTAACCATCAGGACTGGCCCTCCACAGTGTAGGCACTAACTTCTTTCAACGGAACCCTGTGTGAACTTCACCATCATGCAATGCCTGCACTAAATGATTTTTACGCCTTAAATAAAGCCCTTTCTAAAAAGAGGtcctttttttttctgacaCAGCACTGGGCTTCGAACTGAAAACCAGATGGGAGTCAAACATCCACCACCAAGACAacgcccccccgctccccccccccagttccaACGCACGGCAGCGTTACCTGGCTGCGGTTTCCACAGCGACGGGGGCCTCGGCGGAGGCCACAGGTGCGTCCGTGGCGGTGAGCTCGGCCACCTGGGACATGGGCTCCTCGGCGCGCGCCGGCGCGGGCTCCGCCTCCATCATGGTCGCCATGGCGATGGCGCCGGCGGCGGCCAGGTCGGCCTGcatggcgggggcgggggcggtgcCGGGAGCCATTGCCTCCGCCGTCCTGCGAGCAGATCGATTATGGGTGACGTGCCTAACAGCGGGCAGTGCGACACCTCCAACCACGAAAGGGTCCTCGCGTCACCGTAATTATAAACATCGGAAGCGAAGCGCGGGCGTCCCTTTGATCCCACCCCCGGACGGACGCAGAAAGAAATGGCCGTCTTTCATCTTCTTCAAAAAGGTTCATGTTTTTGCTGCTAATGAGCTAGCGTCCGAATATGCGCAGCGAGCCAAAGGTAAACAGGAAGCTCTTACCCGTTCTCCTCCGCTTTGATCATAGCTGGAAGAGACAAAGGAAATGGTGATTAGGGGACAGTTCATTTCAAAGGCACGTTACGTAGATAGGAACCACACAACGTAGTCGCGGATCAGGCGAGCATTACTGGGTTTGTCTAACGATGGCCTGGCTCCAATAGTCCATTTAAATCCGGCCAGCGTTATTATGTAGAACATCAATGGTGAGCCGCGTGTCCTTATGTTAAAAACACAGTGGTGGGCGTCCGAGCAACAACACAGACTAATGAACCATCAGAAGACGTATGTTGtttatggggaatgggttaacctagcgattgttcgTGCTTTTCacatggttctatgaacatcctgcACCGACAGAGACATGTTTTCacactttcttatgacaaaattaattattgtaagtcgctttggataaaagcgtcagctaaatgcCCTTATTGTAAGACGCAATCTCAACTGCACACagcacgctgggggggggggggggggggcctacctTCCAGGTCCTCCAGTTCCTTGGGTTTAGTCCATCTGGACTCCTTGGTCAGGGAGTTGTAGTAGTAAGGCTTCCCCGTGTCCGACTTGTACTCTTTCCACGGACACTTGGATAGCATTTGCTGTTTTGGGGGAAGTATAAGGAAATTGATTGGCGAAGCAACAGTTTAGATGATGAACAGAGACGTGTTTGGCTCTGTGTAGATGTTAGAGGAGAACCAAGCATTATCAGAGTCCAGAGTCGTCCATGGTTATGAATGGATGTATTTACCTCGGCAGGAGACTTGAGGTCGTCTGGTTTCTCCCAGGTGGACTGCTTGGTCTCTGTATTGTAGTAGTACGTCTTTGCGTCGAGAGATTTGTGCTCTGTCCACACCGATTTCTAGGAAGAGAAGACACAATGCCAAGATGAATCATCTAGGCTAGGAAGTATACTAACCAGAGCAACATGGGACGAACTAATGCTTTTATCCCAAAAAGTTCACGATTCTCtggcatgttttatttgaagtcTCCAAGTTCCCTTTAGGGACTGAGGAAGCCCTTAAATAGTTGTGTTACTGTCATCTTCTCTCGTACTTTTCAGTCTACATGGACGGTCTGtatcattctctcacacacacacacacacacacacacacacacacacacacacacacacacacacacacacacacacacacacacacacacacacacacacacacacacacaccttctttgGCTGATCCTCTGGTGGGGAGCCGTTTGTTGCGATCTGCAAGGCAACAACAAAATCAAACTCAAGTTCTTTCGACAACGATAAGAGCATTCAAAGTGCAGAATCTAACGTCATGAATAATGCAACGTCCTATCGTGAAACATTGAAGAAATGTCCGGAAAAGAAGCAAGAAGTCTTGGTTTGACTCACAGCTGTGCCTGGGGCTGCTGCTAGGAGGAGAGATAAACAAAAATCAACATAAATACATTGAAGTACAAAACATGAGGAAGGTTGTTATATGTGGAAAAATCTTAAAAGCCTTACCTGAAGACTCCACTCCAGGCTGTGGAAACAATAATAAACATATTAAAAAAGGGCTTCACAAGTAAACAGAACTAAACCTTGCAGACATACAAGCTATACTTCCTTTAATTCCCTCTTGGGTTTGGAATGCACTTCTTCATAATATACTAAATTCAAAAACTACATTTACTAACTCTTTAATAACACAGAGTTACTAGCACAAAAAGTATATAGAGTATATTAAGAATTTGTATTCAGAAAATGTAGCGTAAGCCATTTGCCAAGGAAGCCTGTAGGACTTAGTTGATGATGATGAGTCCTAATGAGCCAGTTATTCCCTATTGAACCAAAGGATTCTTCGCGATTCACCCCAACACTGAACCTGCGGACATGTATAACTCATTACACACCTTAATTGCGCCCATCGTGACATTTGTTTATTCAGCTTTCTCACTTTGTCTTAGCGTTCTAAAAATAACATCTCATCAGGTCCTCagaatgtgtgtttgaggtTTTTTCCCCTTTCCCAGAGCTAACATTAGCGCCGCTACCAGTGTCTGTTAGACCACGTGTGCCAACGTGTGAAATGCTTCCGACTTGTAACTTGACAGCTCgaaaaaagtatttttacaGGTGTAAAATCAAAACAGAGGTGCCGTGGGAAGAGATGAAGAgatgaagaaggggggggggggggaagggggaagggggatagAAActggggcatggggggggggggggggtggggggtttacCGGTCCTGATGGCTGCATCGCTGCAGCTGGCATGCGATGGGGCATCATCATCCCAGGCATCATGGGTGGCATCATGCCCGGCATCTAATAAACACACGCATCAGGAGAAATTCAACGCACAGCGCTCCTCTTCCACACTCAGTGGCgctgggggggatggggtgcaACGCGCtgggagagacatggagggtAGGTGTGTGGAAGGGGCTAACGCAAGGCTACAGGCaaggtgtttgtctgtgtgttcgtgcgtctgtgagtctgtgtgtgagttgtgtgtgtgtatgagtctgtgtgtaggagtctgtgtgtgtgagttgtgtgtgtttgattctgtGTGTTTAGGTGAAAGGAGCTGCACCAGCAGGTGAGCTGTGGCTGACTCCAGTAAAACGGCTTGAAGTAAGAACGGTACGAAACCACAGCTTGTGCCAAAATAAGCAGCTTCCCTCCTGAACCCCCTCCACACCCTGACAGAGGTGAGATTCTGctgcagatgtgtgtgcgtgcgtgcgtgcgtgtgttacaATTAGCACAGCTCTAATTTGAAACGCGTTGCTGCTGCAGttgttgaaatatatatatttacagaaaaaaaatccttaTTCAGGCAACTATCTACTGTTCTAAATGTAGGACCAGGTCTTTATATGGATGTAAATAGTTATAGGTTTTGTGAAGTGCTCACTTGAGACTATAACTAAAATAGTCTCCAACACAAATGTCGACTTCTGCCAATTGCAAAAACTAAATACCGAATTCACATTTGTTTAAATTGTTTGAATCTGCTTTATTCTAATGCCTCTGCATGTTTTAGATACAAACGTAAACCCAGGTGAAACCTCACCTGTCCCATTGGAGGTCCACCCATCGGTGGCATCATGCCAGGGGGCATCATCCCAGGTGGCATGGGGGTCATGTTAGGTGGTCGTTGCCCCATGGGGGGCATTCCCATTGGAGGGAAATGAGGTGGGATTCCAGGTGGTCCCATCTATGGAAATCAACAGACTTATTAGCACCAATAGTGTAATCAGTTCCAAAACATTTCTGATCGACTAGGTTCAATTTGATCAACAACTGGAGGAACTAAATAGGGTAAGTGGTGGGCTGGATAGTAGTAGTGGACATGCTAATTACACACTTACAAAGGGCGGAGGCATCCCAGAAGGGGGAACACCCGGGTACGGTGGTGCCTGGCTCGGGCCATTATTACCCTCTGACGAGGACTGTCATAAACAGGAGACCCAACACAGGCGATTAGGTACGTTGACTCGGGTCAGGTGAGATGAACCTCGTGGGTTAACCGGCTCGCATGTGTACATAGTAAGCCAGGTACAGATGCCAGAAGCCGGGTGAGTGACGGCGTGGTGGGCAGCAAGTCATAGTTCATTCAAACTCGTAAAGGCTGCGAACTTTGCCCTCCTCGTCATTAGCCATCCTATTTGACTTTGAAGGTGGAAATATAACGCTGTTATGAAGTTCAATTGTGATTATTTACACATGCAGTCTGAATGCTGCTGCAGCTCGGCAGATTAAGTGGCAAGTTCACACAATAACGAGTACGTGCATTGTATTGAGAGTTTTGTTATGGTTCTAGTATATGATGTTCAAAATAACCCGCAACCGACTCTTAATCCAATGTCGTTAACGTATAACGTTTCAGAGAACCGACTCCAGAATCATGAGTCCAGGTGTTAGCCCGAGCCCggcaaaaagtgtgtgtgtatgtgtgtgtgtgtgtgtgtgctatgttaGCTCCGTGCTAGCCGCTCTCATGAAGCACTTATCTGACCTATAACAACGTTATAGTCCCATTTAGAGGAGTATACATGCATCAAAGTTAACGTCTTCGATCATGGCAGTACTTCCAAAGCAAGCACCACCTATCGTTAAttgtaaaatatacatttttttgacaAATCTATACTCACCATGTTGACTAAAGAGCGCCTCCAAGTATCCTGGCTACTCCGCAGTAACGTGGAAGCTCATTGGTTCGTCGGCAGAGGGGTCAAAGGTAAAGACTTTGAGAGCGTCATTCAGCGTAGGTTTTGCGCATTTAGACGCAGCATTTAATTTCGTTACTAATTCAAAAATATCAGTCTGTTAGAAAATGTCCACTAAACCAAAAAGtgattataatatttttttccaatcatttattttttatggggGGAAATGCTAATTAAAACACAGGATACCTAAACACTTATACAGATTAGTAGATGAAAAAAAAGGATGAGAAAACATCTGCAATTTTTAACCCAGAAAATGCATACGGTTTTACTTGCACTGTGTTTGATAATGTAAATAATAAGCTGTTgtaaaaacaatatatttttcatgtttttataataaaaataggTCTAACTGTAATGAAgcatctgtgcgtgcgtgttatgGAATCAAAAATAATAGCAATACAAagttaagtaggcctactatgttGAACCGCTACACCTGAGGGATACATGTATTTACATTGGGGTCTTGACATATCTGATGGAAAATCTTGTTTTTCTCTGCAGTACAGCACAACAAGGAATAACAGCTCAACCCTTATCATCtttgttcagagagagagagagagagagagcgaaagcgtGGAGTTTACTGACCTGTTAAACACGTCAATTCTGGTACAAAGAAGCATTCCTAAGCTGTGCTGTTGCTATTT
The window above is part of the Gadus morhua chromosome 20, gadMor3.0, whole genome shotgun sequence genome. Proteins encoded here:
- the prpf40a gene encoding pre-mRNA-processing factor 40 homolog A isoform X6; amino-acid sequence: MSSSEGNNGPSQAPPYPGVPPSGMPPPFMGPPGIPPHFPPMGMPPMGQRPPNMTPMPPGMMPPGMMPPMGGPPMGQMPGMMPPMMPGMMMPHRMPAAAMQPSGPPGVESSAAAPGTAIATNGSPPEDQPKKKSVWTEHKSLDAKTYYYNTETKQSTWEKPDDLKSPAEQMLSKCPWKEYKSDTGKPYYYNSLTKESRWTKPKELEDLEAMIKAEENGTAEAMAPGTAPAPAMQADLAAAGAIAMATMMEAEPAPARAEEPMSQVAELTATDAPVASAEAPVAVETAASLPEGQLQVAEAPKEERPELQKKTYKWNTKEEAKQAFKELLKEKGVSSNSSWEQAMKMIINDPRYSALPKLSEKKQAFNAYKVQTEKEEKEEARIKYKESKETYQRFLENHDKMTSTTRYKKAEQMFSDQEVWSCVPERDRLEIYEDVLFYLAKKEKEQAKQLRKRNWEALKNILDNMANVTYRTTWSEAQQYLLDNPTFAEDEELQNMDKEDALICFEEHIRALEKEEEDEKQKTQLRERRRQRKNRESFQKFLDELHDHGQLHSMSAWMEMYPTVSSDIRFANMLGQPGVTPLDLFKFYVEDLKARYHDEKRIIKDILKDKSFLVEVNTTFEDFGTVISSDKRATTLDAGNIKLAFNSLLEKAEAREREREKEEARKMKRKEAAFKSMLKQATPPLEPEASWETVRERFLKESVFEDVTLESERKRIFKDFMHVLEHECQHHHSKTKKHSKKSKKHHRKRSRSRSSEATRSPRSTRRRERSDATSLRPSPTETRRDERETGSARRTKRKTRRTTSPEERAIRSPNRSPPRERLPRRRAAGTPLAAS
- the prpf40a gene encoding pre-mRNA-processing factor 40 homolog A isoform X2; protein product: MSSSEGNNGPSQAPPYPGVPPSGMPPPFMGPPGIPPHFPPMGMPPMGQRPPNMTPMPPGMMPPGMMPPMGGPPMGQMPGMMPPMMPGMMMPHRMPAAAMQPSGPPGVESSAAPGTAIATNGSPPEDQPKKKSVWTEHKSLDAKTYYYNTETKQSTWEKPDDLKSPAEQMLSKCPWKEYKSDTGKPYYYNSLTKESRWTKPKELEDLEAMIKAEENGTAEAMAPGTAPAPAMQADLAAAGAIAMATMMEAEPAPARAEEPMSQVAELTATDAPVASAEAPVAVETAASLPEGQLQVAEAPKEERPELQKKTYKWNTKEEAKQAFKELLKEKGVSSNSSWEQAMKMIINDPRYSALPKLSEKKQAFNAYKVQTEKEEKEEARIKYKESKETYQRFLENHDKMTSTTRYKKAEQMFSDQEVWSCVPERDRLEIYEDVLFYLAKKEKEQAKQLRKRNWEALKNILDNMANVTYRTTWSEAQQYLLDNPTFAEDEELQNMDKEDALICFEEHIRALEKEEEDEKQKTQLRERRRQRKNRESFQKFLDELHDHGQLHSMSAWMEMYPTVSSDIRFANMLGQPGVTPLDLFKFYVEDLKARYHDEKRIIKDILKDKSFLVEVNTTFEDFGTVISSDKRATTLDAGNIKLAFNSLLEKAEAREREREKEEARKMKRKEAAFKSMLKQATPPLEPEASWETVRERFLKESVFEDVTLESERKRIFKDFMHVLEHECQHHHSKTKKHSKKSKKHHRKRSRSRSGSESEEDEYHKKKKRSQSKSPSERSSSGESERSYKKSKKHKKKGKKRRHKSASESDGDKKGRERDGKREKDQEKDKENDKSRGKSHQEPKQKSPKRKAPKEEGGWDTSGSELSEGELEKRRRTLLEQLDAP